Below is a window of Candidatus Neomarinimicrobiota bacterium DNA.
GTGTTATTGCAATCGCCACAGATAAAAATGATCATCGCTGGTGTATTGTTATGAGCCACGAATCCCACAATCATCCATCTCAAATTGTGCCTTACGAAGGCGCTGCAACCGGTGTGGGCGGCAATGTGCGAGACGTATTATGCATGGGCGCAGAAGTGATTGCAGTCACCGATTCATTCCGATTTGGTGATATTAAAAATAATAAAACCAAATGGATTCATGATGGTGTTGTTGCCGGTGTTGCCGGCTATGGAAATCCACTGGGTATTCCCAATGTGGGCGGCGATTTATATTATCATGAAGGATATAACGAAAATTGTTTGGTCACTTTGGTTACACTGGGCATTGTAAAAGAAGAAAATATTATTCACTCTTACGCACCAAAAAATGCAGAAGGTTTTGACTTAATTTTACTAGGGAAACCCACAGACAATAGCGGATTCGGTGGCGCCAGTTTTGCATCATTAGAATTGGAAGAAGAAAAGAAAGAGCAAAATAAAGGGGCCGTTCAAGAGCCCAACGCCTTTTTGGAACGGCATCTGCTGAAATCTTCCTATGCGCTCTTTGATATCTTGAAAGGAAAAGGATTAATAAACAATGTCGGTTTCAAGGATTTGGGTGCTGGCGGTGTGGCGTGTGCCAGTGTGGAATTGGCAGAAACATCCGGCTATGGTGCTGAAGTTTGGATGGATAAAATTCATATCGGCATGGATGGCTTACATCCGTCCGTTTACCTTTGCAGTGAAACCCAAGAGCGGTTCATGTGGGT
It encodes the following:
- a CDS encoding phosphoribosylformylglycinamidine synthase subunit PurL, with translation MAFTKEIIDFAGLSDSNIKATLVELNIPLTIEEALKIQNDMLGRAPSLAELILFSIQGSEHCSYKSSRNHLKQFTTEGPDVVLGAKEDAGVIAIATDKNDHRWCIVMSHESHNHPSQIVPYEGAATGVGGNVRDVLCMGAEVIAVTDSFRFGDIKNNKTKWIHDGVVAGVAGYGNPLGIPNVGGDLYYHEGYNENCLVTLVTLGIVKEENIIHSYAPKNAEGFDLILLGKPTDNSGFGGASFASLELEEEKKEQNKGAVQEPNAFLERHLLKSSYALFDILKGKGLINNVGFKDLGAGGVACASVELAETSGYGAEVWMDKIHIGMDGLHPSVYLCSETQERFMWVCSPEITPLILDHYNKVFDLPGVSEGARASVVGKIRNDGRYIVHNGDEEIVNAKAKEVTEGFLYDRPFEAKESNFSEP